A genomic region of Oryza glaberrima chromosome 1, OglaRS2, whole genome shotgun sequence contains the following coding sequences:
- the LOC127781480 gene encoding indole-3-pyruvate monooxygenase YUCCA2-like gives MDPWSEIEGKRAHDPIFQNYFSQNCRQSVDGFCKKRSADAAVARAERCIRVLGPIIVGAGPSGLAVAACLKEKGVDSLVLERSNCIASLWQLKTYDRLSLHLPRQFCELPLMPFPAYYPIYPSKQQFVAYLESYAARFGICPTYNRTVVCAEYDEQLQLWRVRTRATGIMGEEVEYVSRWLVVATGENAEVVLPEIDGLDDFKGTVMHTSSYKSGGAFAGKRVLVVGSGNSGMEVCLDLCNHNANPHIVVRDAVHILPREMLGQSTFGLSMWLLKWLPVHVVDRILLLIARTMLGDTAQLGLKRPTIGPLELKSLSGKTPVLDVGTFAKIKSGDIKVRPAIKQISGRQVEFMDTRLEEFDVIVLATGYKSNVPFWLKDRELFSEKDGLPRKAFPNGWKGENGLYSVGFTRRGLMGTSVDARRIAHDIEQQWKARGKHPGVLL, from the exons ATGGACCCTTGGAGTGAAATTGAGGGCAAGAGAGCCCATGATCCTATCTTCCAAAACTACTTCAGCCAAAACTGCCGCCAATCTGTTGATGGTTTCTGCAAGAAGAGGAGCGCAgatgctgccgtcgctcgcgccGAGCGATGCATCCGGGTTCTGGGGCCAATCATCGTGGGTGCTGGACCATCAGGGCTCGCTGTTGCTGCATGTCTCAAGGAGAAGGGAGTTGACAGTCTTGTTCTCGAGCGCTCCAACTGCATAGCTTCCCTTTGGCAGCTGAAGACATACGATCGTCTCAGCCTTCATCTTCCTCGCCAATTCTGTGAGCTTCCCCTCATGCCTTTTCCTGCCTACTACCCTATTTATCCCTCAAAGCAGCAGTTTGTAGCCTACCTGGAGAGCTACGCTGCAAGGTTTGGGATCTGCCCCACGTACAACCGGACGGTGGTGTGTGCAGAATATGATGAGCAGCTTCAGTTATGGCGGGTGAGGACACGGGCCACCGGCATAATGGGAGAGGAGGTCGAGTATGTGTCTCGGTGGTTGGTTGTGGCCACCGGTGAGAACGCCGAGGTTGTGCTGCCAGAGATTGATGGCCTAGACGACTTCAAGGGAACTGTTATGCACACCAGTTCATATAAAAGTGGCGGTGCATTTGCTGGGAAGCGTGTTCTCGTTGTTGGGAGTGGCAACTCCGGCATGGAGGTGTGCCTAGACCTCTGCAACCACAATGCAAATCCCCATATTGTAGTAAGAGACGCT GTACACATCTTGCCCAGGGAGATGCTGGGTCAGTCCACCTTTGGGCTGTCAATGTGGCTGCTCAAGTGGCTCCCAGTCCACGTGGTGGACCGAATTCTACTGCTCATAGCTCGGACCATGCTTGGGGATACTGCTCAGCTTGGGCTAAAACGTCCTACCATCGGTCCTCTCGAGCTCAAGTCACTCTCAGGGAAGACCCCAGTTCTTGACGTCGGCACATTTGCAAAGATTAAGTCTGGTGACATCAAG GTACGGCCGGCCATAAAACAAATATCAGGGAGACAGGTAGAGTTCATGGACACAAGGTTGGAGGAGTTTGATGTCATTGTGCTTGCCACCGGCTACAAGAGCAACGTTCCCTTCTGGTTAAAG GACCGGGAGTTGTTTTCCGAAAAGGATGGGTTGCCAAGGAAGGCATTTCCAAACGGTTGGAAGGGTGAGAACGGGCTCTACTCGGTCGGGTTCACCCGGCGCGGGCTGATGGGAACATCGGTGGATGCTCGGAGAATTGCTCACGACATTGAGCAGCAATGGAAGGCCAGAGGGAAGCACCCGGGCGTGTTGCTCTAG
- the LOC127760800 gene encoding heat stress transcription factor C-1b yields the protein MMGGECKVHQLQAAGDGGPGAVAPFVAKTFHMVSDPSTNAVVRWGGAGNTFLVLDPAAFSDFLLPSYFKHRNFASFVRQLNTYGFRKVDPDRWEFAHESFLRGQAQLLPRIVRKKKKSGAAPGCRELCEEGEEVRGTIEAVQRLREEQKGMEEELQAMDQRLRAAESRPGQMMAFLAKLADEPGVVLRAMLAKKEELAAAGNNGSDPCKRRRIGADTGRGGVATGGDAAEMAQSRGTVPFPFSVLGQVFY from the exons ATGATGGGCGGCGAGTGCAAGGTCCACCAGCTccaggccgccggcgacgggggcCCAGGCGCCGTCGCGCCGTTCGTGGCGAAGACGTTCCACATGGTGAGCGACCCGTCGACGAACGCCGTCGTGCGCTGGGGAGGCGCCGGCAACACGTTCCTCGTGCTCGaccccgccgccttctccgacttcctcctcccctcctacTTCAAGCACCGCAACTTCGCCAGCTTCGTCCGGCAGCTCAACACCTAC GGATTCCGCAAGGTGGATCCGGACAGGTGGGAGTTCGCGCACGAGTCGTTCCTGCGGGGGCAGGCGCAGCTGCTGCCGCGGATCGTgcgcaagaagaagaagagcgggGCGGCGCCGGGGTGCAGGGAGCTGTgcgaggaaggggaggaggtgcggggCACCATCGAGGCGGTGCAGCGGCTGCGGGAGGAGCAGAAGGGCAtggaggaggagctccaggCCATGGACCAGAGGCTGCGCGCCGCCGAGAGCCGCCCGGGCCAGATGATGGCGTTCCTCGCCAAGCTCGCCGACGAACCGGGCGTCGTGCTGCGCGCCATGCTCGCCAAGAAGGAGGAGCTGGCCGCGGCCGGCAACAACGGGTCCGATCCCTGCAAGAGGCGGCGGATCGGGGCCGACacggggcgcggcggcgtggcgaccggcggcgacgcggccgagATGGCGCAGAGCAGAGGCACCGTGCCGTTCCCGTTCTCTGTTCTTGGCCAAGTGTTCTACTAG
- the LOC127760799 gene encoding BURP domain-containing protein 3, whose translation MDRLLACLLGFLLIASVGSHAARTPEQYWKSALPNAPIPSSLSQLLSTAGGGTSVNVGGGGVHVDAGHGKPGGTTVDVGKGGVGVNVKPGYGKPGGTTVGVGKGGVGVNVKPGYGKPGGTSVGVGKGGVGVNVQPGYGKPGGTTVGVGKGGVGVNVQPGYGKPGGTTVGVGKGGVGVNVKPRGKPVHVNVAPFIYNYAATETQLHDDPNVALFFLEKDLHPGKTMAVHFTATTAGEKFLPRSEADAMPFSSEKVPEILSRFSVKPGSVEAAEMAQTLRDCEAPPAQGERKACATSLESMVDFATSSLGTSHVRAASTVVGKEGSPEQEYTVTAVKRAAAGGDQDQLVACHAEPYAYAVFACHLTRATRAYAVSMAGRDGTGVEAVAVCHADTAGWNPKHVAFQVLKVKPGTVPVCHFLPQDHVVWTRSG comes from the exons ATGGATAGGCTCCTCGCCTGCCTCCTTGGCTTCCTGTTG ATCGCTTCAGTAGGAAGCCATGCCGCTCGGACTCCGGAGCAATACTGGAAATCAGCTCTTCCCAACGCTCCCATCCCGAGCTCGCTCTCTCAGCTTCTCAGCACTGCAG GCGGAGGCACGTCGGTGAAcgtcggcgggggcggcgtTCATGTCGACGCGGGGCACGGCAAGCCCGGCGGCACAACCGTTGATGTAGGCAAGGGTGGCGTCGGCGTGAACGTGAAGCCTGGTTACGGCAAGCCCGGCGGCACCACGGTCGGCGTCGGGAAGGGCGGCGTGGGAGTCAACGTCAAGCCTGGCTATGGCAAGCCCGGAGGCACCAGCGTCGGCGTCGGGAAAGGAGGCGTGGGCGTGAACGTGCAGCCTGGGTACGGCAAGCCCGGCGGCACCACCGTCGGCGTCGGtaagggcggcgtcggcgtgaaCGTGCAGCCAGGCTACGGCAAGCCTGGGGGCAccaccgtcggcgtcggcaagggcggcgtcggcgtcaacGTGAAGCCCCGGGGCAAGCCTGTCCACGTCAACGTCGCACCTTTCATCTACAACTACGCCGCAACGGAGACGCAGCTGCACGACGACCCCAACGTGGCGCTCTTCTTCTTGGAGAAGGACCTCCACCCCGGGAAGACGATGGCCGTACATTtcacggccaccaccgccggagaGAAGTTCCTCCCCAGGAGCGAGGCCGACGCCATGCCGTTCTCCTCCGAGAAGGTCCCGGAGATCCTCAGCCGCTTCTCCGTGAAGCCGGGCTCCGtcgaggcggcggagatggcgcaGACGCTGCGCGACTgcgaggcgccgccggcgcagggCGAGAGGAAGGCGTGCGCCACGTCGCTCGAGTCCATGGTCGACTTCGCCACGTCGAGCCTCGGGACCAGCCACGTGAGGGCCGCGTCGACCGTGGTCGGGAAGGAAGGGTCGCCGGAGCAGGAGTACACCGTGACGGCGGTgaagcgcgcggcggccggcggcgaccaggaCCAGCTCGTCGCCTGCCACGCGGAGCCGTACGCGTACGCCGTGTTCGCGTGCCACCTGACGCGGGCGACGCGGGCGTACGCGGTGTCGATGGCCGGCAGGGACGGCACGGGCGTGGAGGCCGTCGCGGTGTGCCACGCCGACACGGCCGGGTGGAACCCGAAGCACGTCGCGTTCCAGGTGCTCAAGGTGAAGCCAGGCACGGTGCCGGTCTGCCACTTCCTGCCGCAGGACCACGTCGTCTGGACACGCAGCGGCTAG
- the LOC127760798 gene encoding NADPH-dependent diflavin oxidoreductase 1 isoform X2, whose amino-acid sequence MLCLGSEIQAIRSTILLQKSSIKGFYTLVQNQSYRYEGALDPWLLSLWESLNQTTPSLLPRMYDIINPDLSVLGDAKVEVIYHSSDEAQQDSNLLDFKNLIQRARSMSPSLQFYNNDKEPHYMLQMVSNRCLTKENSDRDVRHFELENPSSGITYQVGDALEILPSQSPSAVDSFIERCKLDPDCYITVRAKDRVKISKGSLLKDRIKLKTFVALTMDVASASPRRYFFEVMSFFATAEHEKEKLQYFASPEGRDDLYQYNQKEGRTILEVLDDFPSVQMPFEWLVQLTPPLKKRAFSISSSPLAKPNQIHLTVSIVSWRTPFKRMRRGLCSSWLAGLNPNEENLIPCWVHHGSLPPPHPSTPLILIGPGTGCAPFCAFVAERAAQSTSEATAPILFFFGCRNQENDFLYKDFWYAHAHDQGVLSSKNGGGFFVAFSRDQPQKVYVQHRIREQSARVWNLLKSGAAIYIAGSSTKMPADVTAALEEVICQETGCSEEEASIWLRKLERNGKFHTETWS is encoded by the exons TTTGCTGCAAAAAAGCTCGATAAAAGGCTTTTACACCTTGGTGCAGAACCAATCATACAG ATATGAAGGAGCTCTAGATCCCTGGTTGCTGTCTTTGTGGGAATCACTGAATCAAACAACTCCATCGCTGTTACCAAGAATGTATGATATCATTAATCCAGATTTGAGTGTCTTAGGAGATGCAAAAGTCGAAGTCATCTATCACTCTTCTGACGAGGCTCAACAAGATTCTAACCTTTTGG ATTTCAAGAATTTAATTCAGAGAGCGCGCTCAATGTCCCCTTCTCTACAGTTCTATAATAATGACAAAGAACCACATTACATGTTACAGATG GTATCAAATCGGTGTTTGACTAAGGAAAATTCTGACAGAGACGTGCGCCACTTTGAACTGGAAAATCCATCTTCT gGCATCACTTATCAAGTTGGCGACGCGCTAGAAATTCTACCAAGTCAGAGTCCATCAGCTGTTGACTCTTTCATTGAACGCTGTAAATTGGATCCAGATTGTTACATAACG GTTCGAGCCAAGGACAGGGTTAAAATTTCCAAAGGTTCACTTTTGAAAGATCGTATCAAGTTAAAAACCTTTGTTGCTTTGACAATGGATGTCGCATCAGCTTCCCCTCGGCGATATTTCTTTGAG GTCATGAGCTTTTTTGCAACGGCTGAACATGAAAAGGAAAAGCTTCAGTATTTTGCATCTCCGGAAGGAAGAGATGACCTTTATCAGTACAATCAAAAGGAGGGCCGAACTATTCTAGAA GTATTGGATGATTTTCCCTCTGTACAAATGCCTTTTGAATGGTTGGTGCAACTAACGCCTCCATTGAAGAAAAGAGCCTTTTCCATATCATCATCTCCATTAGCAAAACCAAATCAAATACACTTGACTGTTAGCATAGTGTCATGGCGTACTCCTTTCAAAAGGATGCGGCGGGGTCTCTGCTCTTCATGGCTGGCTGGGCTAAATCCAAATGAAG AAAATCTTATACCATGTTGGGTACACCACGGTTCTTTGCCTCCTCCACATCCATCGACTCCACTTATTCTTATTGGACCAGGAACTGGATGTGCACCATTCTGTGCATTTGTTGCGGAAAGGGCTGCACAGAGTACATCAGAAGCAACAGCACCCATTCTATTCTTCTTTGGCTGTAGAAATCAAGAAAATGATTTTCTATACAAGGACTTCTGGTATGCTCATGCCCATGACCAGGGGGTATTGTCCTCGAAAAATGGCGGTGGTTTCTTTGTTGCCTTTTCTAGAGATCAGCCTCAAAAAGTCTATGTGCAGCACAGGATAAGGGAGCAGAGTGCAAGAGTGTGGAATTTACTAAAGTCTGGGGCTGCAATATACATTGCAGGCTCGTCTACCAAAATGCCAGCTGATGTTACAGCTGCACTGGAAGAAGTTATCTGTCAAGAAACCGGTTGTTCAGAAGAGGAAGCCTCGATATGGCTCAGGAAACTAGAAAGGAACGGCAAATTTCACACTGAGACCTGGTCATAG